The genomic stretch ATCGGGCAAGTTCCAGAGGACTGGCACATGCACAACTCACTGCTATTAGAAAGTATGAACTTCTAGCGCTATTACTTAGTAATGTACCTGGAAAGAACTTATGAGGTTCAAGCTGCCTATTTTGAAACAGAATGGAGATGGGACAGCTGTACTCCATCCATTCGGCTTCAATACAGAAGGAAGagcaatcctaaacattttttatattttgcaaaTATTCTTTCTCcgtatttttctttattgaccTCTATCTCAATCTATATATACATCAATTCCTTCAAACAAGTAGATGGTCCAGCAAATTAATTTCAAACAAAGGAAGTGTAAGCTTGCATGGTAACCAGGAAAGTTTGCCACACTTTTTCAAGCAGTACTGGACAAGGCCCCAGATTTACCAAATAAGGCCATATAACTAAGCCATTCCATCTTGAGAGGTTCTtgtaattttgaagaaaaactaAAGACAAAATTGATCGGACAATAAAAAAGAGTGTTAAGACACAGTAGCAGTAAGGCTCTCCCTACCAAAATAATGTTGAGGGCTATCATTTTGTCTATCTATTATATAGTGTGGAAGGTTCAAGTAGAAAAAAGCATAAACATACCTATTCCATGCGAATAGCGGTACTGAAATTGTTTCTTCAGTAACAATGCTGTAGCTGCAGGGAGCCCAATGGCTATTCCATATCTATCAGCCAATGCTGCTGCCTCCCCCTGCAACAGAGTTCGAGAGAAATTTGAACTCGCAAAACTCTGCAAGAGGAAACCATGCAACTTTGCTTTATCCTACCTGGAGTGTCATATAGTGTCCACCTCTCTTCAAAAAATTAATGCCTATTCTCTCGGTCTCTGATCTACCTATAGTATCTAAAACCGCGTCAAACTTCCCCTTTATTGCCAATTCGATGTCCTGTCAAGCAATAACAATCATTTCTTTAAAGAGGAGAGAAAGCAGACACCTTGATTGCTATCAGAAAGTTCAATGCGAAAGTATATTTCTCTTGTAATAGGCATGGAACTTCCTTATTTCTATGTGCAAAATGGTTTTTTTCTTGGCCAACCATGTCATGAAATAGTAAAAGAAAACACACAGAATGAATAAATAGATGATCAACAGAGAAAGGTGCCCACATACGAATTAGCTTCCACGGTCAAGTAGTCTTGAGATGTTTTACCATATAAATGATTTTCTCCACTATAATATCTGAAAacacagaaaataaaataacaaccAATGACATACCTCGGTTGTGTAGTCAACAGCCTGCTCAGCGCCAGCTGCCAGAGCTCGATCAAGGCTTTGACTGCCACAAGTTGTTACAACTTGGCACCCATTAGCCACTGCAAGCTGGATTGCTGCAAAACCTACTGCTCCTCCACCACCAATAACTAGCACCCTTTGCCTACCAAAAGGAAACAACAAGGCACTCTTAGACCGTTTGCCTACCAAAATGACAACAAAGCAACTCTTTAACAGGAAGAGAGTTGCATTAAAAGCTATAAATTCATATGCTATACTCTGTTCCACCAAGTTGATCAAAATAGATAAGTTACTACAAGATCATTTATTAGCATGAATAATTTGAGTACAACCACACACATAGCTCAAAATAGAAAGCTTATTGGAATTCCCAAGGGGAAATGAATTGGTTTCACTGGGACAGAATATGTTAAATAACTCGAATCTTTCCATCACATGCCAGGAAAATCGAACAAACTCTGAAATATAATCATCTTGGACCATATTTCAAAGACAATCCAGTTGTGTCCCATGCACCTTCCTTCTTAATTAAGTTGAAAGCTTTCCAGAAACTTTTTCCAGAAACTATGTGAAGATGGGCCATGTAGAGCAAACCACAAAAAGAACATCAACTAGAGAAAGGTCAAGACACGGCATCGGGCAATTGGAAGCAAACCGATTCAGAACGTACCCTTCACTTATCCTAGCAGTACTTTTTAAAGCTCTCCATGCAGTCAGTGCAGCAAAAGGGATGGTGGACGCTTCCTATAAGATGTGAGGTTTCCGATGTCATTTTCCAACGTTAGCTAATATGCACAACGCCAAAGAGCACTACAGTAAAAATACACAATTGCAAGACCAATACAAGCGTAAAAAACACTTAAAACTTTATAAAAGAACTCAACGCCCACCTCATGTGTAATTGACTTTGGTTTTTGAGTAAGTTCATCTTCTGACAATATTGCATAGTCAGTGTAAGTACCCCTAACAGCAGTAGGATGCAATGCACCAAAAACTTCTTGGCCTAGAGTGAAAGACCGAACTGAAGCTCCAACTGCTGCTACCTCTCCACTGATATCACGACCCAAAATGAGAGGTAGAAGTGGTTCAAATATTGAGCGACCGTAACCAGAACGCATCTGCAATCAAAATGAGTTATGAATGTAACACAACAACTGTGCACCGtggaaaaaattccaaaacaaaTCGAGACTCAAGTCACTGAACAATACATGGTACAACCAATTTAACAGCTAACATGCTAAGCAACCATGCCTTTTCACGCATACCGATGAAGCGGTTTGCAAGAGAACACCCATCATATCAAACTAATTAAATTATGTGCCTTTCCAAGGAAACATCAATCGTATCGAACAAGTTAATTATGTACCTTGCACTACTAAGTAAAGTATCAAACCAAAGCTCATCGTCTAACTGACCTCAATCCATGCCGAACAAAATTCCGCATGCAGTAGCAATACACTACACCATCCTATCCAGCATTACCAATCACAACATTCAATACTGGCTGCAACCCGAGAAAGCTAAGCATTTCAAGTTCACTTCTGTTTCAAGGCAGATTCAGCAACTAAGTCCTAGTTTGAATTTGCACAAGAGTTCGCCGAACAGCTAAAGAAAAAGCGATGTTCAATTGTATCACATAACCTCTtgacgaccaaaaaaaaaaagtaaccaaaTGATAGTAAAACCGAACTTTAATCGAGAGAAAGCAGCTCAGTAACTCACCCTAGTATCGAGCGGATTGATGGACACAGCGCGAGCGCGAACGAGGACCTCATTCTGCTTAAGATCAGGGACCTCGACATTGTCGCGGAGCTCCAACACCTCCGGCCCGCCGAACCGCGGCAACAACACCGCTCTGCAACTGGTGGTGATGGGCCTAGAAGGCGGACGAGGAAGCGATCCTTCGCCGACGCATTTGCAATGGAGGATTCCGTCTGCTAGAGCGGTGATCCTACGGTTGTTCTTAACTCTGCGAGACTGCAAGAATCTCATGGCGTGTTCCTCAATCGATTGAGGGAGTCGGAGAGCATGAAAATGAGGAAGGAGGCGATGGTGGCTGCGAACTTCGAAAGGCGGTTCATACCATCCGGGTCGGGACCCGAAACGGTCCGTTGAGCCTTTTTGTGGGGAATTGTTGCAGTACGTGGACAGCTCCGCGTCCGCATTGCGACGACGGCGAGTTAACTCAGAAAATTTTCCCCTCGCACCAAAGTTAAAcctcgtttttttcttttttcttttttgttctgatCGGGAAGTTAAGCCTTGTTAAAGAGTAATTTAGGCTGCATATAATAACCATTATGTTCCGAAAaattgattctgattaaaatgacttttttttattttgttcctgAATGAGTTTTAAAGAATCAGAACGCATTTAATAGACTAAGTACACATAACAACATTTTAGGGTTAGGATATAAAAAAAACCTAGGGCTAGCCACCGGTCTGTGTCAGCCCAGCACACGTGGGCCAGGTTAAATAGTGGGTTTGTGGCCAGCGGGCCCGGCGAATTCGTAAGCTAAAAATCCAATAGTTTGCAAGAACCGACCTAGAATTCTCAACGTCATTAGTCCGACCCTTTGTAGAAACTATCCGTAATATTACGAACTTACAAAATGAATCTATTTATATAATGAAAAGCAAAGTTCGGCGTTCTCTGATTCTTTCTACCATGGCTCGTGACCCTTCTGACGCCACTTGCATATGACTGCCAAAGATCTAGAAGTAATTATCTGGGAACATGATTAGCACCAGATGTACAAATTCTTGTCAACATAGAGATCGACCACGATCGACAAGCTGAAGGCCACCGGCAGAATGATCACTAGCTTACCAAAGAGTTCCAAGAGTATTGCTGCTATCCACagaaaagaaaggacaaaaagaaaaggaaaagcttcTTTCGTGGGCGATGACAAAAGACCTATTTTAGTTCCGGCTCTTGGTCAGCAGAGCCAGCAGGAGTGGCGCTGCTAACCGCAGCAGCACTGGGAGGAATGTTAGGACTTCCGGTCTGGATTATGCTGCCTGCTTCAGGAGTAGCTTTTCTTTCCACGTTGGCGGCTCCGGTAACTGATGGCACGCTTTCGCATGAAACAGGGGTCATGGGAGATGCGCATGTCACTTGCTGCTTTTGCGGCATTTCAGCAGAACTGACAGTTCGAGGGGTCAAACCAGTTGATGAGTCTATGCCAGTTTTTGGCTGGTCTGCAGAGGCCGAATCAGTCGCATGCAGCTGCTGCAGCCTGTAGTCAGTTTCAGGCCGCCGGCACACCTTTCTTAAAGGCACGATTTCCTGATATATAGGACAAAGTAAGTTGTCAGAAACACGAAAGATCTCCTTCTCAGTCCCTCTCAACTATTACTGTATACTGAATCATCAAGTAACACATGATTGACAACATAAGTCCATACTCTCGAGCAATTTATTACGATTAAAAACTTACCTCAGAGCCATCAGTGTCTAAATAGGTCTTGTCATAGTTAACTTATTCCAGAAGAGTGGAAACAAAAACATCATAGACATTTATGTTTCTCATGGACGTACACTGTTAAGCTGTCACAATCTCTTGATGAGCAGCCTAAAGTATATACACGATGGTATGGTTCAAATCTCATGGTTGAAGACTAACAAGATGACCTTTCTTTTGTTACTATAAGATGCAAATTTATTCATAGGGAAAACTGTTTATTTCAATCAGAAATATACAATAAGAGGTAAAATAAACCGACAGGACAACAGTTCCAATGACAATCAATGAGGGTGGTTATTTTTCTATCCTAGAAACAACTAGAGACAAATTATAAATCCATGGTTGTCTAAGCAGAATTTCATTGAGGAAAATAAAGCATCAttgcataatcttttttttgccACTTGGCTGAAATAGACTCTTACCTCTGATTCATCATGGTCATAACGCACCAAAAATCGACATCGACAACCTCTTACGTCATGCCTTCGTCTTTGCGCATCAAGGACATGAGCATCAAAGTACAGTGCCTGATCTTTACCTTCCTGAAACATCAATCAAAAGTTTCCAGGACATTTATTAACAACCAAATTCTTTTGTCCTTCAAAAACAAGCAATACAACAAACAGAGCGTTTATTGAGATACCTGAAAACAGAGTATGAGATCTCCCGGAAGTACAGCAACACATTCCGATGATTCACAAGGGAGAGAGCGCATCCTGACATGCTTACGAATATTAATCCACTCATCCTCCTCAGCTCCAAAACCAGAAAATCTTACCAGTACTTCCTGGAAAAAGCTTCCAAAGTTTACCACACCAGAATATAAAGAAAGAAGCAGAAAAGCAAGTTAATGCGATTCGAGACACTGGAGCAGCAAAATTACCGGGTCACCACTCTCCAAATTCCTGTGCGCCAAAAAGGTCGACACATCATACCTGGGGAAAAGCGACCAATTACAAACAAAACACTAAAGAAGGGGATATGATAGAAGAACAAGCAACCAAGAAAGCACTAAAAACGAAGTACATAGAATTGTAGATCTTAAAAACTATAAATACCAACCATGCACCATCCCTCGCTGACTTAGCTTCAAACTCCATAGTATTATCCGAAGCAGCCCTTCCTGCACTTGGTGGAACTGGCTAAAAAATGAGACAACTAGATTTCAAAGTGCCTTTAAATTATGGAACAAAGGTTGAGAAGATGAAACTATTATCCTTTTTTATCATGTCTAGTGTAATTAGTTCCCCGGATCATGAAACAACATATGGGTGCAGACTACCCATAAAATTGATCAGCCTCCTTCACAAAGCATATTCATGGAAAGCACCAACTAAAtgcattccattttttttttttttgggtaaaaaaatgCATTCCATTTGAATAGGCAACTAATGTTAGGCGAAGGGGTGGTACTTCAAAGACAGTTTGTGGCATCCCCAGACACAAGGTTTAGACTATAAAGTAGACTGCAATGTAATATGGCAACATACTGGTCCATCCTGAAACATGCCAAGCCTACCTCTATTGTTTCATAAATAGATTCCAGAGTGCTCAGAATAAATGATAGCACAACTATCAGTGGCAACCATCAAAATGTGTTATTTCAATTAGCCATGTTTGAAGAGAATAACGAGACAAAAGGAGTGATAAAACAATAGACTCTTTGGCAAACTTTGTAAAACTTGCCGTATGGGAAGAGGAGTATCAGAGAACCCATCTTTACAgtagaataatatttttcggattACGTCTTATCCTGGTCTTTACGGTCGCAACAAACTGGCTGATAACACCCAACTATCACTATCGGAGGACCAATTTATCAGCTCGTCGAATTATCTAAATGAATGGATCAAGCCTTTAGGAAGAAGAAAGCAGTTAAAGAAACGGCCCACTTTAGAAATATCAATCAATGCAATTGACTTAGGAATAGTAAGAGGGACACATTAT from Rhodamnia argentea isolate NSW1041297 chromosome 2, ASM2092103v1, whole genome shotgun sequence encodes the following:
- the LOC115755035 gene encoding protein SAWADEE HOMEODOMAIN HOMOLOG 2 isoform X4; protein product: MGRPPSNGGPAFRFTPPEVIEMEAILQQHNNTMPAREVLVALAEKFSNAPERKGLAVQMKQVWNWFQNKRYSIRAKTSKVPGKLNVSPFTRDDSIPVRNVMQPMAAPVSAPMPAPTGRAASDNTMEFEAKSARDGAWYDVSTFLAHRNLESGDPEVLVRFSGFGAEEDEWINIRKHVRMRSLPCESSECVAVLPGDLILCFQEGKDQALYFDAHVLDAQRRRHDVRGCRCRFLVRYDHDESEEIVPLRKVCRRPETDYRLQQLHATDSASADQPKTGIDSSTGLTPRTVSSAEMPQKQQVTCASPMTPVSCESVPSVTGAANVERKATPEAGSIIQTGSPNIPPSAAAVSSATPAGSADQEPELK
- the LOC115755035 gene encoding protein SAWADEE HOMEODOMAIN HOMOLOG 2 isoform X2, coding for MGRPPSNGGPAFRFTPPEVIEMEAILQQHNNTMPAREVLVALAEKFSNAPERKGLAVQMKQVWNWFQNKRYSIRAKTSKVPGKLNVSPFTRDDSIPVRNVMQPMAAPVSAPMPAPTVPPSAGRAASDNTMEFEAKSARDGAWYDVSTFLAHRNLESGDPEVLVRFSGFGAEEDEWINIRKHVRMRSLPCESSECVAVLPGDLILCFQEGKDQALYFDAHVLDAQRRRHDVRGCRCRFLVRYDHDESEEIVPLRKVCRRPETDYRLQQLHATDSASADQPKTGIDSSTGLTPRTVSSAEMPQKQQVTCASPMTPVSCESVPSVTGAANVERKATPEAGSIIQTGSPNIPPSAAAVSSATPAGSADQEPELK
- the LOC115755035 gene encoding protein SAWADEE HOMEODOMAIN HOMOLOG 2 isoform X1, with translation MVALLFVSRLLRCHYLARFLSKHVIEMEAILQQHNNTMPAREVLVALAEKFSNAPERKGLAVQMKQVWNWFQNKRYSIRAKTSKVPGKLNVSPFTRDDSIPVRNVMQPMAAPVSAPMPAPTVPPSAGRAASDNTMEFEAKSARDGAWYDVSTFLAHRNLESGDPEVLVRFSGFGAEEDEWINIRKHVRMRSLPCESSECVAVLPGDLILCFQEGKDQALYFDAHVLDAQRRRHDVRGCRCRFLVRYDHDESEEIVPLRKVCRRPETDYRLQQLHATDSASADQPKTGIDSSTGLTPRTVSSAEMPQKQQVTCASPMTPVSCESVPSVTGAANVERKATPEAGSIIQTGSPNIPPSAAAVSSATPAGSADQEPELK
- the LOC115755035 gene encoding protein SAWADEE HOMEODOMAIN HOMOLOG 2 isoform X3, producing MVALLFVSRLLRCHYLARFLSKHVIEMEAILQQHNNTMPAREVLVALAEKFSNAPERKGLAVQMKQVWNWFQNKRYSIRAKTSKVPGKLNVSPFTRDDSIPVRNVMQPMAAPVSAPMPAPTGRAASDNTMEFEAKSARDGAWYDVSTFLAHRNLESGDPEVLVRFSGFGAEEDEWINIRKHVRMRSLPCESSECVAVLPGDLILCFQEGKDQALYFDAHVLDAQRRRHDVRGCRCRFLVRYDHDESEEIVPLRKVCRRPETDYRLQQLHATDSASADQPKTGIDSSTGLTPRTVSSAEMPQKQQVTCASPMTPVSCESVPSVTGAANVERKATPEAGSIIQTGSPNIPPSAAAVSSATPAGSADQEPELK
- the LOC115755034 gene encoding reticulon-4-interacting protein 1, mitochondrial; protein product: MRFLQSRRVKNNRRITALADGILHCKCVGEGSLPRPPSRPITTSCRAVLLPRFGGPEVLELRDNVEVPDLKQNEVLVRARAVSINPLDTRMRSGYGRSIFEPLLPLILGRDISGEVAAVGASVRSFTLGQEVFGALHPTAVRGTYTDYAILSEDELTQKPKSITHEEASTIPFAALTAWRALKSTARISEGQRVLVIGGGGAVGFAAIQLAVANGCQVVTTCGSQSLDRALAAGAEQAVDYTTEDIELAIKGKFDAVLDTIGRSETERIGINFLKRGGHYMTLQGEAAALADRYGIAIGLPAATALLLKKQFQYRYSHGIEYFWTYMRADSEGLVEIRRLSEAGRMHIPIDKTFLITQVREAHEAKDRKQIPGKVVLEFN